Proteins co-encoded in one Aspergillus fumigatus Af293 chromosome 6, whole genome shotgun sequence genomic window:
- the fmpD gene encoding ABC-type transporter fsqE: MTPPQMVSQLDDARLDERQRAILDRQLHGLGGETKQRKNVFAYATVSDRIVLSVSSICAVLAGALNPLVPVIYGLLVSVYDGFAAGTVSASELRSKTATFSLYYVYLSIGLFAFTYVATVGFYYTGERMARALRTTYLAAILRQNMAFFDLLGPGEITSRIMSDMGTVQEAVTSKLAVMLTAIATFCAAFVVAFIMYWKTALIISPFFVIMIVTETLGGAYMVRHHKRAMELYSQAAGIAEEAIAAIKHVTAFGIQTLLSQRYLSVLEQAAKADRKAENMVAGMIAWMNAMPNLIYALAFWAGSIYLTRGQMSVAEVSATTLAVTIGSFAIIRIAPSAQALLSGIAITGEILKSIARRSPQDPLVKEGDEPSTVVGDIVLDRVGLIYPSRDDVDILQDVSLRCAAMKKTAIVGSSGSGKSSILGLVERFYEPTSGTVLLDGRDIQSLNLRWLRRQIALVDQMPVLFNATILENILYGCSDMVSQWSESEQLDRVVQASKKANAHDFISALPDGYHTHVGEKGLQLSGGQRQRVAIARALIRDPKILLLDEATSALDSKSEAMVQEALDAAAEHRTTIIVAHRLSTIQNADHIIVLDHGKVVEEGTHHALVAQNGAYAALVQKQQIGDTHDHKAPDGARLSIEDDDDEDSRYGGNTEYVDEKDIRTEEVALSSAAHDEGTQRDSLKLSALQTIAFIARLSKRDWKVLLFGLANAILAGLTIPVQSVFFAKILTVIGFPPPQYPQLRSEVDFWSGLYVMLTGTTFLFWMGVEIALSYATQKLARRVREVCFRSILVQDMAFFDVPGNSPSALSSVLSKSTNDLAGLGGPVMGGILTFLSTILAGIVLALAIGWKLALVCTATIPIVVACGWLRLQVLSTFDSKVRQSGIESAAYAGELVRTVRTVASLGLEEHALARYEGILAKQAAKSLRSILLASALYAASASVVYLCAALAFWYGGTLIASHEYSTFQVYICFVSLISGSQIAGSIFTYAPDASKAMHASREIQDIMNLKPSINKVAPTGPPPAHEGTEKNQPQQNLSACRVEFEHVSFTYPSRPTRRALDNLHITVEPGQTLALVGQSGSGKSTCVSLLERFYDPDQGRILIDGQDIKLRDVDEYRRDISLVSQETIIFSGTIRDNITVGLAGQEVSDDEILEACKQANILEFVQSLPDGLSTLVGTGGSMLSGGQKQRIAIARAFLRKPKILLLDEATSALDSQSEAIVQEAMDAIRKDRTTIMVAHRLSTVQNADVICVLQDGKLLEIGTHEQLLGKRGKYWEMVSMQSLH; the protein is encoded by the exons ATGACGCCGCCGCAAATGGTCTCCCAGCTGGACGATGCCCGCCTGGACGAGCGCCAGCGAGCGATTCTGGAccgccagctgcatggcCTTGGTGGAGAGACAAAACAACGCAAGAATGTCTTTGCGTACGCGACGGTTTCGGATAGAATTGTCCTGTCGGTTAGCTCGATCTGTGCTGTCCTCGCCGGCGCCTTGAATCCTCTGGTTCCG GTTATCTACGGTCTTCTCGTCAGCGTTTACGATGGGTTCGCTGCCGGAACGGTTTCCGCGTCCGAACTGCGCTCCAAAACCGCCACGTTTAGTCTATACTATGTCTATCTCAGCATCGGCCTGTTTGCCTTCACCTACGTCGCGACGGTGGGGTTCTATTACACCGGCGAGCGCATGGCCCGGGCCCTACGGACCACCTATCTCGCCGCCATCTTGCGCCAGAATATGGCGTTCTTCGATCTCCTGGGCCCCGGCGAGATCACGAGCCGCATCATGTCGGATATGGGGACAGTCCAGGAAGCGGTCACGAGCAAGCTGGCGGTGATGCTGACCGCCATCGCCACGTTCTGCGCGGCGTTCGTCGTGGCCTTCATCATGTATTGGAAGACGGCGTTGATCATCAGCCCGTTCTTTGTCATCATGATCGTGACGGAGACGTTGGGCGGGGCGTATATGGTGAGACATCACAAGCGGGCGATGGAGCTGTATAGTCAGGCTGCCGGGATTGCCGAGGAGGCCATCGCCGCGATCAAGCATGTCACCGCGTTCGGGATCCAGACCCTCCTCTCCCAGCGGTATCTGTCCGTGTTGGAGCAAGCCGCCAAGGCCGACCGAAAGGCCGAGAACATGGTAGCGGGCATGATTGCGTGGATGAACGCCATGCCGAATCTGATCTACGCTCTTGCGTTCTGGGCCGGCTCGATCTATCTGACCCGAGGCCAGATGTCCGTGGCGGAAGTGAGCGCGACGACGTTGGCCGTCACGATCGGGTCCTTTGCCATTATCCGAATTGCCCCTTCCGCACAGGCCTTGCTGTCCGGGATCGCAATCACGGGGGAAATCCTGAAGTCGATCGCGAGACGGTCGCCGCAAGATCCACTGGTCAAGGAAGGCGACGAGCCTTCGACCGTCGTGGGTGACATTGTCTTGGACCGCGTCGGCCTCATCTATCCCTCGCGCGATGACGTTGATATCCTGCAAGATGTGTCTCTGAGGTGTGCGGCCATGAAGAAGACAGCCATTGTGGGCTCGTCAGGGAGTGGAAAGAGCAGTATTCTGGGGCTGGTGGAACGATTTTACGAGCCAACCAGTGGGACAGTCT TGCTGGATGGACGTGATATCCAGTCTCTCAACCTTCGCTGGCTGCGACGCCAGATCGCCCTTGTGGATCAGATGCCGGTTCTGTTCAACGCCACCATCCTGGAAAATATTCTCTACGGGTGTTCTGACATGGTCAGTCAGTGGTCGGAGTCCGAACAGCTTGACAGGGTTGTCCAAGCATCCAAAAAGGCCAACGCTCACGACTTCATCAGCGCCCTGCCCGACGGCTACCACACCCACGTCGGGGAAAAGGGCCTGCAGCTTTCCGGAGGGCAGAGACAGCGGGTGGCCATCGCCCGGGCGCTCATCAGAGATCCGAAAATTCTCCTGCTCGATGAGGCAACCTCGGCTCTCGATTCCAAGTCCGAGGCAATGGTCCAGGAAGCTTTGGATGCGGCCGCCGAGCATCGGACCACCATCATCGTTGCCCACCGGCTATCGACGATCCAGAACGCGGACCACATTATTGTGCTGGACCACGGCAAGGTTGTGGAAGAGGGCACACACCATGCCCTCGTGGCGCAGAACGGGGCGTATGCGGCCTTGGTACAGAAGCAGCAGATTGGAGATACTCATGACCACAAGGCCCCGGACGGCGCACGCTTGTCCattgaggatgacgacgatgaggattCCCGCTACGGTGGCAACACCGAGTATGTCGATGAGAAAGACATACGAACGGAAGAGGTTGCCCTATCTTCGGCCGCTCACGACGAAGGAACCCAGCGGGACTCACTGAAACTGAGTGCACTGCAAACCATCGCATTCATTGCACGTCTCAGCAAGAGGGATTGGAAGGTCCTGCTCTTCGGGCTCGCAAATGCAATACTTGCGGGCTTAACCATCCCAGT GCAATCGGTCTTCTTTGCGAAGATCCTGACCGTGATCGGCTTCCCCCCTCCACAGTATCCGCAACTCCGATCCGAAGTCGATTTCTGGTCTGGACTTTATGTCATGCTGACCGGTAccacctttctcttctggaTGGGCGTCGAGATTGCTTTGTCGTACGCAACCCAGAAGCTCGCCCGGCGGGTTCGCGAGGTCTGCTTCCGCTCGATCTTGGTGCAGGATATGGCATTTTTCGACGTGCCGGGCAACTCGCCCAGCGCGCTGTCCAGCGTGCTTTCAAAGAGCACCAACGACCTGGCCGGTTTGGGGGGACCCGTCATGGGCGGGATTCTGACTTTTCTCTCGACGATCCTTGCCGGCATTGTCCTCGCTTTGGCCATCGGGTGGAAGCTGGCTCTGGTCTGCACGGCCACCATTCCGATCGTGGTGGCGTGTGGCTGGCTGCGCTTGCAAGTCCTATCCACATTCGACAGCAAGGTCCGGCAGAGCGGAATCGAATCGGCGGCATACGCCGGAGAGCTGGTTCGTACGGTGCGAACCGTTGCGTCGCTGGGGCTCGAGGAGCATGCTCTGGCCCGCTACGAAGGGATTCTGGCCAAACAAGCCGCGAAGTCTCTGCGCTCCATCCTGTTGGCCTCCGCGCTGTATGCCGCATCGGCGTCGGTGGTGTATCTTTGCGCGGCCCTGGCCTTTTGGTATGGTGGCACGCTCATCGCCAGCCACGAGTACTCGACGTTCCAGGTGTATATCTGCTTTGTCAGTCTGATCTCCGGCTCGCAGATCGCCGGGTCGATCTTCACGTATGCCCCGGATGCAAGTAAGGCCATGCATGCAAGCCGAGAGATCCAGGATATTATGAACCTCAAGCCCTCCATCAATAAAGTGGCGCCGACAGGGCCGCCGCCCGCCCACGAAGGCACAGAGAAGAATCAACCCCAGCAGAATCTGAGCGCTTGTCGCGTGGAGTTCGAGCATGTCTCGTTCACCTACCCATCCCGACCCACGCGACGCGCCCTGGATAATCTCCACATCACCGTGGAGCCCGGGCAAACGCTGGCGCTGGTCGGCCAAAGTGGAAGTGGCAAGAGTACCTGTGTTTCCCTCCTCGAGCGCTTCTACGATCCAGACCAGGGCCGGATCCTCATCGACGGGCAAGATATCAAACTGCGGGATGTGGACGAGTACCGCCGCGATATCTCGCTTGTGAGCCAGGAAACGATTATTTTCTCCGGCACAATCCGAGACAATATCACCGTTGGCCTGGCCGGGCAGGAAGTATCCGATGACGAGATTCTCGAGGCTTGTAAACAAGCGAATATTCTGGAATTTGTGCAGTCCCTTCC GGATGGA
- the fmpC gene encoding ATP-grasp enzyme fsqD codes for MATQERLQVRSKTNEGVFREYSVILSSPPTESSWQSLDFLFWEEPGYHGPDLLNAPDDIRLIQLAQDNESTEITPASLGSPKAFEFLLQMLRASASGAKCAVKLIVPLHRGFIVRSDIIPLRLRDSEYVESAVSFAEPLQTYSGKKVAISSRSDLTTYFAAAAAGLILRQGSTHASDAGSQALFQMVESDLANRLSFPWIQPGTPRRRTLALVDANSSHPQDGLGFYRAARELGINVVVLENAGHWLEDPAQAHWREAFIPTRLTNPPEEDVGDHILASLRAYGKPVDGIVTFADSFWYYIARIAHEIGVETAPPDSMRIATNKFLTSKYVGHDAYLASNVDEALRIAKEVALPYPLIVKPCDGWSSEGVSRVESPDAFPAAVKSIDTSRHGTEFVMEPYCDGPEVDVNLVLLDGEVLFAEICDDLPKSADVNGLTVGSLTNFHELYSVYPSALPSKELELLIHSFVDTLLRLGIRNGVMHLEGRVQNSSMEYREQNRMMHLQPRAPQATRPEPSAWLIEINPRPLGMTGSHIIESTYGIDYWGLAAVLGVGDKDRARALSQPYRDGPQYTCVMVFIPADFPPSSQGIFDTDDICADLLARRPDLAQHISRCATLVRRGQKVAHPTTGRHTFLAYFNVFSRAGREEALDLARQVREEVRYSFL; via the exons ATGGCAACACAGGAAAGACTTCAAGTCAGGTCAAAGACCAACGAGG GAGTATTCCGGGAGTACTCAGTTATCCTAAGTTCTCCCCCCACGGAGTCCTCCTGGCAATCACTCGACTTTCTGTTCTGGGAAGAGCCAGGCTATCACGGGCCTGACCTGTTGAATGCGCCGGACGACATTCGCCTGATCCAACTCGCCCAGGATAATGAGTCCACGGAGATCACACCAGCCTCTCTTGGCTCGCCAAAAGCGTTTGAGTTCTTGTTGCAAATGCTTCGTGCGTCGGCTTCAGGAGCCAAGTGCGCAGTGAAACTGATTGTGCCCTTGCACCGTGGGTTTATCGTTCGCTCCGACATCATTCCACTGCGACTTCGCGACTCGGAATATGTCGAGTCGGCAGTGTCCTTTGCGGAGCCGCTGCAGACTTACAGTGGGAAGAAAGTTGCTATTTCCAGTCGCTCGGACCTTACGACATACTTTGCGGCCGCCGCAGCCGGTCTGATTCTTCGTCAAGGCTCTACGCATGCTTCAGATGCCGGATCGCAAGCGCTCTTTCAGATGGTCGAGTCCGACCTGGCAAACCGACTCTCGTTTCCGTGGATACAGCCAGGAACCCCCCGACGCCGGACGCTTGCATTAGTCGACGCAAATAGCTCGCATCCCCAAGACGGACTGGGCTTTTACCGTGCGGCGAGGGAGCTTGGAATCAACGTGGTCGTGCTGGAGAATGCAGGACACTGGCTGGAAGACCCGGCCCAGGCACACTGGCGCGAGGCTTTCATCCCCACCCGATTGACGAACCCCcccgaggaggatgttggCGACCACATCCTGGCATCTCTCAGGGCCTATGGCAAGCCGGTGGATGGGATTGTCACCTTTGCCGACTCGTTCTGGTACTACATTGCTCGAATCGCCCATGAGATCGGAGTAGAGACCGCGCCGCCGGACTCGATGCGTATCGCCACGAACAAGTTCCTGACAAGCAAATATGTCGGTCATGACGCCTATCTCGCATCGAATGTGGACGAGGCGCTCAGAATCGCAAAGGAGGTTGCGCTCCCATATCCTCTCATCGTCAAGCCCTGCGATGGCTGGAGCTCAGAAGGAGTGTCCCGCGTCGAGTCCCCTGATGCATTCCCTGCCGCCGTCAAGTCGATCGATACGTCGCGCCACGGGACCGAGTTTGTGATGGAGCCATACTGCGACGGGCCCGAAGTGGACGTCAACCTTGTCCTATTGGACGGCGAAGTCCTTTTCGCCGAGATCTGCGACGACCTACCCAAGTCCGCCGACGTCAATGGGCTGACTGTGGGATCCCTGACCAATTTCCACGAGCTCTACAGCGTGTACCCATCCGCGCTGCCGTCTAAGGAGTTGGAACTGCTCATCCATAGCTTTGTGGACACTCTCCTGCGCCTGGGGATTCGGAATGGGGTGATGCATCTGGAGGGGCGCGTTCAGAACTCCTCGATGGAATACCGCGAGCAGAACCGGATGATGCACCTGCAGCCGCGCGCTCCCCAAGCGACTCGGCCTGAACCATCGGCCTGGCTCATTGAGATCAACCCCCGCCCTCTGGGCATGACCGGCTCGCATATCATTGAATCGACCTACGGCATCGACTACTGGGGGTTGGCGGCGGTCCTGGGGGTGGGGGATAAGGACAGGGCGCGTGCATTATCTCAGCCGTACCGGGATGGTCCGCAGTATACCTGCGTCATGGTTTTCATTCCAGCAGACTTCCCACCCTCGAGCCAGGGCATCTTTGACACCGACGACATTTGCGCCGACTTGCTCGCCCGGAGACCGGACTTGGCCCAACACATCAGTCGATGTGCCACTCTGGTAAGGCGCGGCCAGAAGGTTGCGCACCCAACCACGGGCCGGCATACCTTTTTGGCCTACTTCAACGTCTTTTCCAGGGCTGGTCGCGAGGAAGCCTTGGATCTGGCGCGGCAGGTCCGGGAAGAGGTCCGCTACTCCTTTCTCTGA